Below is a genomic region from Parageobacillus toebii NBRC 107807.
TTCAGTTTAATTTCCCCATGAATCGTTTCTGCTTCGACTTCCTCGATCGCGCTATGTTCCAATACAATTGCTCCATTTGCCGTCTCTAATTCCGCTTCTTCTGCGAGCAAACGCTGAAGTGTGATCGAACCGTTTACGTTTTTGATATGCAACTCGTTTGCATGCAGACGCTCGATGCCGATATCCCCGTTAAAAAGACGAAATTTTGCGCCTTGATAACGTGTTTGCGGAACATAAACGGTCGCATTTGTTTTCATAAACGGTTTCGAAACGGAAAATCGGAAGTGCTCATTTTGCACAAGAAACAACGACTCTTCTATAAATGACCGCCGCGCCGCATCGAGCGATTCAGAACGATATACTTTTGTTTCACATTCGACTCGAACGTCCGCTTGATCCCATGGCACTACCTTGATATTTCCATTGGCGATATGCACATCGATGTTTTGCAAAGCCACATTACTTTGTTGAAAAATATGTCTTACTTCAAACGCATTGGCAAATGGAAGGTCAAACTCTTTCACTTTTTTTACGGTCGTGTCTAAAAAATCAAATAGTTTTTCTTTCAACGAAGCCATTTTTACGGAATGTTGCTTTGAGTGCGAATGCGATCCGGATACATGAAGAAGTTCAAGCGGGCCAACATTGCTTTTTTGTTCATCCAGCTGTTCAAGCAGCGTAAGCGCCTCTTCTATTGTAATTTTCCCTTCCTTCACCATTTTTAATATGCGTTTTTTCTTTTCCATGGGCGATCCCCCTCCCATTATCTTATTTCAACACTTGAATCCCTTTGATAATATTCCAAACTACAACGACCAAGTTGACGACCCCCGCTATAGCAAAACCGAGCCATACTAGGCCGCTGCTGACCCAAAATGACACATCGCTGCCTCCCCCTGTCAATCCTGCAAAAATAGCACTGATGATAAACAACAAAATGGTCGCGGCTGGAATCAAATGGGAAAGAAACGCTTTTTTCGCGTGTTGTTTCACTGCTTGATCATCGGCGACAAAGTAAACGACAATCGGAAAGATGAATCCAGCAAAGAAAATACTGAAATAACATAATGATGCAAGCACTTTATTGGAATTCACGAAAACTCCCCCTTTGTTTTTATATACGACCGCGATCAAGAAAAGTTTCTCAGGAGATGCGATTTAAAGAAAAACAAAACGGCAAAGGCTTATGCCCTTGCCGTTTCATATAACGCGCGCATTCGTTCGCGGTCGCGCTCCAATATCGGTTTTAAATAGCGTCCGGTGTACGAACTTTCTACTTCGGCCACTTCTTCCGGCGTTCCTTTCGCAACAATTTGCCCGCCATGATCGCCGCCTTCTGGCCCGAGATCGATAATGTAGTCCGCCGTTTTAATGACATCGAGATTATGCTCAATCACAAGAACGGTATCCCCGTTATCAACTAAGCGCTGCAACACTTTCAATAAACGGGAAATATCATCAACGTGAAGC
It encodes:
- a CDS encoding DUF4097 family beta strand repeat-containing protein, with protein sequence MEKKKRILKMVKEGKITIEEALTLLEQLDEQKSNVGPLELLHVSGSHSHSKQHSVKMASLKEKLFDFLDTTVKKVKEFDLPFANAFEVRHIFQQSNVALQNIDVHIANGNIKVVPWDQADVRVECETKVYRSESLDAARRSFIEESLFLVQNEHFRFSVSKPFMKTNATVYVPQTRYQGAKFRLFNGDIGIERLHANELHIKNVNGSITLQRLLAEEAELETANGAIVLEHSAIEEVEAETIHGEIKLNGNYRYVRLRTFSGGITYATEREDGVITGKTVTGNIALFLPRDICLEGEMRTNLGGLICEHPNVSPVEEKQETAQKTIRFASENSSKPPLHICADSKAGSISLQMMEGGSE
- a CDS encoding DUF4870 domain-containing protein, producing the protein MNSNKVLASLCYFSIFFAGFIFPIVVYFVADDQAVKQHAKKAFLSHLIPAATILLFIISAIFAGLTGGGSDVSFWVSSGLVWLGFAIAGVVNLVVVVWNIIKGIQVLK